The following are encoded together in the Osmia lignaria lignaria isolate PbOS001 chromosome 6, iyOsmLign1, whole genome shotgun sequence genome:
- the Dscam1 gene encoding Down syndrome cell adhesion molecule 1 isoform X22: MWRDPPGGGCNIPTYITMMLLLAVLALTNVACAEDESMGPVFVKEPPNRVDFSNGTGAVVECQARGNPQPDIIWVRADGSAVGDVPGLRQVLPNGNLVFPPFRAEDYRQEVHAQVYSCLARSPAGSVHSRDVNVRAVVAQYYDTDVNKEYAIRGNSAILKCVVPSFVADFVKVLSWHTDEGEEFVPGDDYDGKYLVLPSGELHIRDVGPEDGYKTYQCRTKHRLTGETRLSATKGRLVITEPLGAKGPKFSSDDRVNSFVRAAGGSSTLLCPAQGFPVPSFRWYKFIEGSSRRQPVQLNDRVRQVSGTLIIREARVEDSGKYLCIVNNSVGGESVETVLTVTAPLAAEIEPSTQTIDFGRPATFTCNVRGNPIKTISWLKDGKPLGLEEPVLRIESVKKEDKGMYQCFVRNDQESAQATAELKLGGRFEPPQIRQAFAEETLQPGPSMFLKCVASGNPTPEITWELDGKRLSNTERLQVGQYVTVNGDVVSHLNISSIHTNDGGLYKCIAASKVGSAEHSARLNVYGLPFIRHMDKKAIVAGETLRVTCPVAGYPIESIVWERDTRVLPINRKQKVFPNGTLIIENVERMSDQATYTCVARNAQGYSARGTLEVQVMVAPQLAPFTFGEEAANAGEMATVQCAVIKGDLPLKIVWSLNGRHIDVGRVSGDHGYDIPDIVVSRSSKRISTLTIDSVAARHAGEYSCTATNAAGSARHTSVLSVNVPPRWILEPTDKAFAQGSDARVECKADGFPKPQVTWKRAAGDTPGDYTDLKLSNPDISVEDGTLSINNIQKTNEGYYLCEAVNGIGSGLSAVILISVQAPPHFEIKLKNQTARRGEPAVLQCEAQGEKPIGILWNMNNKRLDPKSDSRYTIREEILANGVLSDLSIKRTERSDSALFTCVATNAFGSDDTSINMIVQEVPEVPYGLKVLDKSGRSVQLSWAAPYDGNSPIKRYIIEYKISKGSWETDIDRVLVPGSQQNVAGVFNLRPATTYHLRIVAENEIGASDPSDTVTIITAEEAPSGPPTSVRVDALDQHTLKVTWKPPPREDWNGEILGYYVGYRLSSSDKPYMFETVDFSKEDGKEHHLQIMNLKTYTQYSVVVQAFNKVGSGPMSEERRQHTAEGVPEQPPHDTTCTTLTSQTIRVSWMSPPLSAANGVITGYKVIYGPSDTWYDENTKDTKITSSSETILHGLKKYTNYSMQVLAFTSGGDGVKSAPIHCQTEQDAPEAPIAIKSLVMSAESILVSWRPPSQPNGVITQYTVYTKADNAEEPTSQKVPPNQLTHEASGLDKQRRYDFWVTASTNIGEGEASKIVALAPSVRVPAKIASFDDKFTATYKEDVKLPCLAVGVPAPEVTWKVRGAVLQPSDRLRQLPEGSLFIKEVDRTDAGEYSCYVENSFGHDTVTHQLIVHAPPHSPQVTLTATTTNSLTMKLRPHPTDNAPIHGYTIHYKPEFGDWETAQISSTAQKYTLENLWCGSRYQIYVTAYNGIGTGDPSDMLNTRTKGSKPIIPEAARFIEVSTNSITLHLSAWSDGGCPMLYFVVEHKKKHQQEWNQVSNNVKPGGNFVVLDLDPASWYHLRVTAHNNAGFAVAEYEFATLTVTGGTIAPPVRNGGNENTDVRRYFPWLPSWLDVNVVVPVGATVVVIIVGIVVICVALSRRTRGPEQTRLRGISSADEKYYEGQYDVVYQQTGVGGATLDKRRPDLRDELGYIAPPNRKLPPVPGSNYNTCDRIKRGTVISGTGSIRSHSTWDPRRHMYEELNHCAPNRRCPPPPRMGSAEALSHRGMEDEICPYATFHLLGFREEMDPSKAMQFQTFPHPGNGHSGTMGPPVGHPTNASAHSRSGSQSMPRQNGRYSRVPSQGGGSGTHNVFSPEYDDPANCAPEEDQYGSQYGQYGAPYDHYGSRGSVGRRSVGSARNIPVSGSPEPPPPPPRNHDQNNSSFNDSKESNEISEAECDRDQLVNRNYGVNARGKDGMTTEEMRKLIERNEAPGRQTGTGHGGHGGLLTPYDTVAV; the protein is encoded by the exons ATGGAAAGTACCTGGTATTGCCTTCTGGAGAATTGCACATTCGTGACGTTGGACCCGAGGATGGATACAAGACCTACCAATGCCGAACCAAGCATAGACTGACCGGTGAAACAAGATTATCTGCTACCAAGGGACGTCTCGTCATTACCG AGCCGCTGGGAGCGAAAGGACCGAAATTCTCTAGCGACGATCGTGTCAACTCGTTCGTTCGTGCTGCGGGAGGCTCGTCGACGTTACTTTGTCCCGCACAAGGGTTCCCAGTTCCGTCGTTCAG ATGGTACAAGTTCATCGAAGGCTCTTCCCGTCGGCAACCGGTCCAGTTGAACGATCGTGTTCGTCAGGTTAGCGGAACGTTGATCATCCGTGAGGCTCGCGTCGAGGATTCCGGCAAATACTTGTGCATCGTGAACAATTCTGTGGGCGGTGAAAGCGTGGAGACCGTTCTGACTGTAACCGCACCGTTGGCCGCGGAAATCGAACCCAGCACCCAGACCATCGACTTTGGAAGACCGGCTACCTTCACTTGCAACGTCAGAGGAAACCCCATCAAGACTATCTCATGGTTGAAAGATGGCAAACCACTTGGATTGGAAGAACCCGTACTCAGAATCGAGAGCGTCAAGAAAGAGGACAAGGGAATGTATCAATGCTTCGTTCGAAACGATCAGGAAAGCGCACAGGCAACGGCAGAACTGAAACTTGGTGGACGAT TCGAACCCCCGCAGATTCGCCAGGCCTTCGCCGAGGAGACTCTTCAGCCCGGACCAAGCATGTTCCTCAAGTGTGTCGCCAGCGGAAACCCAACTCCTGAGATCACCTGGGAACTGGACGGCAAACGACTATCCAACACCGAGAGGCTTCAAGTAGGACAGTACGTTACGGTGAACGGCGATGTGGTTTCTCATTTGAACATCTCCAGCATTCACACCAACGATGGTGGTCTATACAAATGCATTGCCGCGTCAAAG GTTGGATCAGCGGAACACTCGGCCCGTTTGAACGTCTATGGTCTGCCCTTCATCCGTCACATGGACAAAAAGGCTATCGTTGCTGGTGAAACTCTTCGCGTGACTTGCCCAGTCGCCGGATATCCGATCGAGAGCATCGTATGGGAACGTGACACGAGAGTATTGCCGATCAACAGGAAACAAAAGGTCTTCCCCAATGGCACGCTTATAATCGAGAACGTCGAGAGAATGAGCGATCAAGCTACCTACACCTGTGTGGCACGCAATGCTCAAGGATATAGCGCAAGAGGAACCCTGGAAGTGCAAGTAATGG TCGCACCGCAATTGGCACCTTTCACGTTCGGTGAGGAGGCAGCGAACGCGGGAGAAATGGCCACCGTTCAGTGCGCCGTGATCAAAGGCGATCTGCCGTTGAAGATCGTGTGGTCGCTGAACGGTCGGCATATCGATGTCGGACGCGTGTCCGGTGACCACGGTTACGACATTCCTGACATCGTCGTGAGCAGAAGTAGTAAACGGATCAGCACCCTGACCATAGACTCGGTAGCCGCAAGACACGCGGGCGAGTACTCGTGCACCGCGACCAACGCAGCCGGATCCGCTAGGCACACGTCGGTTTTATCAGTGAACG TACCACCTCGCTGGATTCTGGAACCGACTGATAAGGCATTCGCTCAGGGCTCTGATGCACGCGTTGAATGCAAAGCCGACGGTTTCCCCAAGCCTCAAGTCACCTGGAAGAGAGCAGCTG gggaTACACCGGGCGATTACACTGACTTGAAACTTAGCAACCCAGACATCAGCGTTGAGGATGGAACCCTGTCTATCAATAACATTCAAAAGACAAACGAAGGCTATTATCTTTGCGAGGCTGTCAATGGAATTGGCTCAGGACTTTCGGCTGTCATTCTCATTTCGGTTCAGG CTCCACCACACTTTGAAATCAAACTGAAGAACCAGACTGCACGACGCGGAGAACCAGCTGTATTGCAATGCGAGGCTCAAGGCGAAAAACCCATTGGTATCTTATGGAACATGAACAACAAGAGGCTGGACCCGAAGAGCGATTCTCGTTACACCATCCGTGAGGAAATTCTGGCTAATGGAGTACTGTCTGACCTGAGCATCAAGAGAACCGAAAGAAGCGACTCTGCCTTGTTCACCTGCGTTGCCACTAATGCATTTGGAAGCGATGACACTAGCATCAACATGATTGTTCAAG AGGTTCCTGAAGTTCCATACGGCCTTAAAGTATTAGACAAATCTGGACGTTCGGTACAATTGTCCTGGGCAGCACCTTACGATGGAAACAGTCCTATCAAACGCTACATCATCGAATACAAAATCAGCAAAGGCTCTTGGGAAACCGATATCGACAGAGTACTGGTACCTGGATCCCAACAGAACGTAGCTGGAGTTTTCAACCTGAGACCCGCCACCACCTATCATCTGAGAATCGTTGCTGAGAATGAAATTGGCGCATCTGACCCATCTGATACTGTTACCATCATCACTGCCGAAGAAGCTCCAAGTGGCCCACCAACCTCCGTTCGAGTCGATGCTCTTGACCAACACACTCTTAAG GTAACATGGAAACCACCCCCACGCGAAGACTGGAACGGCGAGATCCTTGGCTACTACGTTGGATACAGACTCTCCTCCTCTGACAAACCATACATGTTCGAAACCGTGGACTTCTCGAAGGAGGATGGAAAGGAACACCATTTGCAGATCATGAACTTGAAAACCTACACCCAGTACAGCGTTGTCGTTCAGGCATTTAACAAAGTTGGATCAGGACCGATGAGCGAGGAACGAAGACAACACACTGCCGAAGGAGTACCTGAACAACCACCCCATGACACAACCTGCACTACTCTTACTTCTCAGACAATCAGAGTTTCTTGGATGTCGCCACCCCTTAGCGCTGCCAATGGTGTCATCACTGGATACAAG GTTATTTACGGACCATCTGACACCTGGTATGACGAGAACACAAAGGACACCAAGATCACCTCTTCCAGCGAAACAATTCTCCATGGACTAAAGAAATATACCAACTACAGCATGCAAGTTCTGGCTTTCACTTCCGGTGGCGATGGCGTCAAATCTGCACCTATCCACTGCCAAACTGAACAAGATG CCCCTGAAGCTCCGATCGCGATCAAATCTCTGGTTATGTCCGCTGAATCCATCCTCGTCTCATGGCGCCCACCAAGCCAACCCAACGGAGTCATCACTCAATATACCGTCTACACCAAGGCCGATAACGCAGAGGAACCGACAAGCCAAAAAGTACCACCGAATCAATTGACTCACGAAGCTTCTGGACTGGACAAACAACGCAGATACGACTTCTGGGTAACCGCTAGCACCAACATCGGCGAGGGAGAAGCTTCCAAGATTGTGGCTTTGGCACCAAGCGTTAGAG TACCGGCAAAGATCGCATCGTTCGACGACAAGTTCACAGCTACCTACAAAGAAGATGTAAAACTACCCTGCCTTGCTGTCGGCGTACCTGCACCGGAAGTAACATGGAAAGTACGAGGCGCCGTTCTCCAACCAAGCGACAGACTGCGACAATTGCCCGAGGGATCTCTGTTCATTAAGGAAGTTGACCGTACAGATGCTGGAGAATATTCTTGCTACGTTGAAAACTCGTTTGGCCATGATACCGTTACTCATCAACTAATTGTCCATG CTCCTCCTCATTCACCGCAAGTCACCCTCACTGCCACCACAACTAACTCGTTAACGATGAAACTGAGACCTCACCCCACTGACAACGCTCCCATTCATGGATACACTATTCACTACAAACCGGAATTCGGCGATTGGGAAACCGCTCAGATTAGTTCCACGGCTCAGAAGTACACTTTGGAGAATTTGTGGTGTGGCTCCAGATATCAGATCTATGTTACCGCATACAATGG AATTGGAACTGGCGATCCTTCTGACATGCTCAACACTCGTACCAAAGGCTCGAAACCGATCATCCCTGAAGCTGCAAGGTTCATCGAAGTCTCTACGAACAGCATTACCCTTCATCTGAGTGCCTGGTCCGATGGCGGTTGCCCCATGCTCTACTTCGTCGTTGAACACAAGAAGAA GCACCAACAGGAATGGAATCAGGTATCTAACAACGTGAAACCCGGTGGAAACTTTGTCGTTCTGGACTTGGACCCTGCTAGCTGGTATCATCTTCGCGTGACTGCTCATAACAACGCTGGTTTCGCGGTAGCCGAATACGAATTCGCCACACTGACCGTAACCGGAG GTACGATCGCACCCCCCGTAAGAAATGGCGGTAACGAGAACACCGATGTCAGACGTTATTTCCCATGGTTACCCAGCTGGCTTGACGTGAACGTGGTGGTGCCGGTCGGAGCTACGGTTGTTGTGATTATCGTAGGAATAGTGGTGATTTGTGTCGCGCTCTCCAGGAGAACTCGAGGCCCGGAACAAACACGGCTGCGAGGTATCTCATCAGCCGACGAGAAATATTACGAAGGACAAT ACGACGTGGTATATCAGCAAACCGGAGTTGGCGGAGCTACCCTCGACAAACGCAGACCCGACCTTCGCGACGAGCTTGGATACATCGCACCACCGAATCGCAAGTTACCCCCTGTTCCTGGTTCCAACTATAACACCTGCGATCGCATCAAGCGAGGTACAGTTATAA GTGGAACAGGCTCGATAAGGAGCCACTCGACCTGGGATCCGAGACGACATATGTACGAAGAATTGAATCATTGCGCGCCGAACCGAAGATGTCCACCACCACCACGTATGGGCAGTGCCGAAGCTTTATCCCACAGAG GTATGGAGGATGAGATCTGCCCGTATGCTACCTTCCATCTCCTTGGATTCCGCGAAGAAATGGACCCCAGCAAGGCTATGCAGTTCCAGACTTTCCCTCACCCCGGAAACGGACACTCTGGCACCATGGGACCACCTGTTGGACATCCTACCAATGCTTCTGCCCATAGCCGTTCTGGATCCCAATCTATG CCACGTCAAAATGGACGCTACTCCCGAGTGCCATCCCAAGGAGGCGGCAGCGGAACCCACAACGTTTTCTCCCCCGAATACGACGACCCAGCAAACTGTGCACCGGAAGAAGATCAATATGGCTCTCAATACGGACAATATGGCGCTCCTTATGATCACTACGGATCTCGCGGCTCAGTTGGTCGTCGCAGCGTAGGATCGGCCCGCAATATCCCTGTTTCCGGATCACCcgaaccaccaccacccccacCAAGGAACCACGACCAGAACAACTCGAGCTTCAACGACAGCAAGGAGAGCAACGAGATCAGCGAGGCAGAATGCGATCGCGACCAACTTGTGAACCGCAACTACGGCG TGAATGCTCGCGGCAAGGACGGCATGACCACCGAGGAGATGCGTAAACTCATAGAGAG aaacgAAGCCCCCGGCCGGCAAACCGGCACCGGCCACGGCGGTCACGGGGGACTCCTCACACCCTACGATACTGTGGCAGTGTAA